A stretch of Arachis hypogaea cultivar Tifrunner chromosome 15, arahy.Tifrunner.gnm2.J5K5, whole genome shotgun sequence DNA encodes these proteins:
- the LOC112749698 gene encoding calcium-dependent protein kinase 1, whose protein sequence is MGGSCSSTAANGAPSSQAHNNTAEANRPSNGINVLHPHSNPTPHKPPPPSSSSATIGRVLGRPMEDVRSSYVFGRELGRGQFGVTYLVTHKTTREQFACKSIATRKLVNRDDIEDIRREVQIMHHLTGHRNIVELKAAYEDRHSVNLIMELCAGGELFDRIIAKGHYSERAAANLCRQIVTVVHNCHSMGVMHRDLKPENFLFLSKDENSPLKATDFGLSVFFKPGDVFKDLVGSAYYVAPEVLRRSYGPEADIWSAGIILYILLSGVPPFWAENEQGIFDAILRGRIDFSSDPWPSISSSAKDLVKKMLRADAKERLSAVEVLNHPWMREDGASDKPLDIAVLSRMKQFRAMNKLKKVALKVIAESLSEEEIIGLKEMFKSMDTDNSGTITFEELKAGLPKLGTKLSESEVRQLMEAADVDGNGTIDYIEFITATMHMNRMEREDHLYKAFEYFDKDKSGYITMEELESALKKYNMGDEKTIKEIIAEVDTDHDGRINYDEFAAMMRKGNPDLNVNRRRK, encoded by the exons ATGGGCGGCAGCTGCAGCTCCACCGCCGCCAACGGCGCACCATCCTCCCAAGCTCACAATAACACTGCTGAAGCCAATCGACCCTCCAATGGCATCAACGTCCTTCATCCCCATTCCAACCCCACCCCACACAAACCCCCACCCCCTTCCTCCTCATCCGCCACCATCGGCCGGGTGTTGGGCCGCCCCATGGAGGACGTCCGCTCCTCCTACGTCTTCGGTAGGGAGCTGGGGCGGGGTCAATTCGGCGTGACTTACCTGGTGACTCACAAGACCACGCGCGAGCAGTTCGCGTGCAAGTCAATCGCCACGCGGAAGCTAGTGAACCGCGATGATATCGAGGACATCCGCCGGGAGGTGCAGATCATGCACCACCTCACCGGCCATCGCAACATCGTCGAGCTCAAGGCGGCCTACGAGGACCGCCACTCCGTCAACCTCATCATGGAGCTCTGCGCCGGCGGTGAGCTCTTCGACCGCATCATCGCCAAGGGACACTACTCGGAGCGCGCTGCCGCCAACCTCTGCCGCCAGATCGTGACGGTTGTCCACAACTGCCACTCCATGGGTGTGATGCACAGAGACCTCAAGCCCGAGAATTTCTTGTTCCTCAGTAAGGACGAGAATTCCCCTCTCAAAGCCACCGACTTTGGTCTCTCCGTCTTCTTCAAGCCAG GAGATGTGTTTAAAGACCTTGTTGGGAGCGCCTACTATGTTGCTCCGGAGGTTCTGCGTAGAAGTTATGGGCCTGAAGCTGATATTTGGAGTGCCGGCATTATCTTGTACATTCTGCTCTCGGGTGTCCCACCCTTCTGGGCAG AAAATGAACAGGGTATATTTGATGCTATTCTTCGTGGACGCATTGATTTCTCATCAGATCCTTGGCCTTCCATATCGAGCAGTGCCAAAGATCTGGTCAAGAAGATGTTACGTGCTGACGCCAAGGAACGGCTTTCAGCAGTTGAAGTCCTTA ACCATCCTTGGATgagagaagatggagcatctGATAAGCCTCTTGATATTGCTGTTTTGAGCAGAATGAAACAATTCAGGGCAATGAACAAGCTAAAGAAAGTAGCTTTGAAG GTTATTGCTGAAAGTCTTTCTGAAGAAGAAATCATTGGCTTGAAAGAGATGTTCAAAAGTATGGACACAGATAACAGTGGAACAATAACTTTTGAAGAGTTGAAAGCTGGTCTCCCCAAACTCGGTACCAAGCTTTCTGAGTCTGAAGTAAGGCAGTTGATGGAAGCG GCTGATGTAGATGGAAATGGAACCATTGATTATATTGAATTTATAACAGCTACCATGCACATGAATAGAATGGAAAGAGAAGATCACCTATATAAGGCCTTTGAATATTTTGACAAGGATAAAAGCGG GTACATCACAATGGAAGAGTTGGAATCTGCCCTTAAGAAGTATAATATGGGTGATGAGAAAACAATAAAGGAAATTATTGCCGAAGTTGACACAGACCAT GATGGAAGAATTAACTATGATGAGTTTGCAGCCATGATGAGGAAAGGCAACCCGGACTTGAATGTCAACAGACGTCGCAAATAA
- the LOC112749700 gene encoding aluminum-activated malate transporter 9-like isoform X2, with translation MNGKKDSIEISIPTNKPDSESSVKCSMSKVWCIWKEDEVIFGLKAGLSVVVVSLLALFKAPYHVFGTNIIWAIITAIIVFEYTVGATFNRGFNRALGSLLAGILAIAVVHIALWCGSVAQPIIIGLSIFFVASIASMLRIWPWLVQYEYGFRAIQISYCMIIISGYRMGNPIKSMVDRWYSIAIGGIISVCVNVFVYPMWAGDQLHNDLVKCFDSLADSLQECVKKYLEERSQHKSEFITSNGMDEILGELPYERCQGNLVNSGPKFEMLANSAKWEPPHGRFLQFLYPWSQYLKVAAVLRHCAYEVMALDTILHSEIQAPYNLRILFESEIKEVSNEVADLIRILGRDISSMKWSLKNSHVKRVHSATKRLQHSVQLHSYLLLKTTSEEDSEITTDLLPRMRALESTEALSLVNFTSSIIEFVARVDYLVEEVDRLSKMAKFKHDGQ, from the exons ATGAATGGGAAAAAGGATAGCATAGAAATTAGCATTCCTACTAATAAACCTGATTCTGAGAGTAGTGTCAAATGTAGCATGAGTAAAGTTTGGTGTATTTGGAAGGAAGATGAAGTAATATTTGGCCTCAAAGCAGGACTATCTGTAGTTGTAGTGTCCCTATTAGCACTATTTAAAGCCCCCTACCATGTCTTTGGCACCAATATCATCTGGGCCATTATCACTGCTATCATCGTCTTCGAATACACTGTTG GAGCAACGTTTAACCGAGGTTTTAATCGAGCACTAGGAAGCTTGCTGGCGGGAATCTTGGCCATAGCTGTTGTTCATATAGCGCTCTGGTGTGGCAGTGTCGCTCAACCTATTATTATTGGCCTTAGCATCTTCTTCGTTG cGAGCATAGCGTCAATGCTGAGAATTTGGCCATGGCTTGTGCAATACGAGTACGGGTTCAGGGCGATACAGATAAGCTACTGCATGATCATAATCTCCGGATACAGAATGGGGAACCCAATTAAGAGTATGGTGGATCGCTGGTATTCAATCGCCATTGGAGGAATCATTTCAGTGTGTGTCAATGTCTTTGTTTATCCTATGTGGGCTGGTGACCAGCTTCATAACGATCTTGTTAAATGCTTTGATTCACTCGCAGATTCACTCCAGG AATGTGTAAAGAAATATTTAGAAGAAAGATCACAACACAAATCTGAATTCATCACTTCCAATGGCATGGATGAGATTTTAGGTGAACTACCTTATGAGAGATGTCAAGGCAACTTGGTTAATTCTGGGCCAAAGTTTGAAATGCTG GCTAATTCGGCAAAGTGGGAGCCACCACACGGTAGATTCTTGCAATTTTTATACCCATGGTCACAATATCTTAAAGTTGCAGCAGTGTTACGCCACTGTGCCTATGAAGTTATGGCACTTGATACTATTCTACACTCAGAAATTCAG GCACCGTACAATCTGCGAATTCTATTTGAGTCAGAAATCAAAGAGGTATCAAACGAAGTGGCAGACCTTATAAGGATTCTAGGAAGGGACATCAGCAGCATGAAATGGAGCCTGAAAAACTCCCATGTCAAGAGGGTTCACAGTGCTACCAAGAGGCTTCAACATTCTGTGCAGCTCCATTCTTATCTACTTCTCAAAACTACTTCTGAAGAAGATAGTGAGATAACGACAGACTTGTTACCTAGGATGAGGGCCTTGGAGAGTACGGAAGCATTGTCGCTGGTCAACTTCACTTCCTCAATCATCGAGTTTGTGGCGAGGGTTGACTACTTGGTAGAGGAAGTTGATAGGCTTTCAAAGATGGCTAAGTTCAAGCATGATGGACAGTAG
- the LOC112749700 gene encoding aluminum-activated malate transporter 9-like isoform X1, translating to MNGKKDSIEISIPTNKPDSESSVKCSMSKVWCIWKEDEVIFGLKAGLSVVVVSLLALFKAPYHVFGTNIIWAIITAIIVFEYTVAGLMYVYLHLTPSISLINLMNSIFEGATFNRGFNRALGSLLAGILAIAVVHIALWCGSVAQPIIIGLSIFFVASIASMLRIWPWLVQYEYGFRAIQISYCMIIISGYRMGNPIKSMVDRWYSIAIGGIISVCVNVFVYPMWAGDQLHNDLVKCFDSLADSLQECVKKYLEERSQHKSEFITSNGMDEILGELPYERCQGNLVNSGPKFEMLANSAKWEPPHGRFLQFLYPWSQYLKVAAVLRHCAYEVMALDTILHSEIQAPYNLRILFESEIKEVSNEVADLIRILGRDISSMKWSLKNSHVKRVHSATKRLQHSVQLHSYLLLKTTSEEDSEITTDLLPRMRALESTEALSLVNFTSSIIEFVARVDYLVEEVDRLSKMAKFKHDGQ from the exons ATGAATGGGAAAAAGGATAGCATAGAAATTAGCATTCCTACTAATAAACCTGATTCTGAGAGTAGTGTCAAATGTAGCATGAGTAAAGTTTGGTGTATTTGGAAGGAAGATGAAGTAATATTTGGCCTCAAAGCAGGACTATCTGTAGTTGTAGTGTCCCTATTAGCACTATTTAAAGCCCCCTACCATGTCTTTGGCACCAATATCATCTGGGCCATTATCACTGCTATCATCGTCTTCGAATACACTGTTG cGGGACTCATGTATGTATATTTGCACCTTACACCATCGATATCATTAATCAACTTGATGAATTCAATATTTGAAGGAGCAACGTTTAACCGAGGTTTTAATCGAGCACTAGGAAGCTTGCTGGCGGGAATCTTGGCCATAGCTGTTGTTCATATAGCGCTCTGGTGTGGCAGTGTCGCTCAACCTATTATTATTGGCCTTAGCATCTTCTTCGTTG cGAGCATAGCGTCAATGCTGAGAATTTGGCCATGGCTTGTGCAATACGAGTACGGGTTCAGGGCGATACAGATAAGCTACTGCATGATCATAATCTCCGGATACAGAATGGGGAACCCAATTAAGAGTATGGTGGATCGCTGGTATTCAATCGCCATTGGAGGAATCATTTCAGTGTGTGTCAATGTCTTTGTTTATCCTATGTGGGCTGGTGACCAGCTTCATAACGATCTTGTTAAATGCTTTGATTCACTCGCAGATTCACTCCAGG AATGTGTAAAGAAATATTTAGAAGAAAGATCACAACACAAATCTGAATTCATCACTTCCAATGGCATGGATGAGATTTTAGGTGAACTACCTTATGAGAGATGTCAAGGCAACTTGGTTAATTCTGGGCCAAAGTTTGAAATGCTG GCTAATTCGGCAAAGTGGGAGCCACCACACGGTAGATTCTTGCAATTTTTATACCCATGGTCACAATATCTTAAAGTTGCAGCAGTGTTACGCCACTGTGCCTATGAAGTTATGGCACTTGATACTATTCTACACTCAGAAATTCAG GCACCGTACAATCTGCGAATTCTATTTGAGTCAGAAATCAAAGAGGTATCAAACGAAGTGGCAGACCTTATAAGGATTCTAGGAAGGGACATCAGCAGCATGAAATGGAGCCTGAAAAACTCCCATGTCAAGAGGGTTCACAGTGCTACCAAGAGGCTTCAACATTCTGTGCAGCTCCATTCTTATCTACTTCTCAAAACTACTTCTGAAGAAGATAGTGAGATAACGACAGACTTGTTACCTAGGATGAGGGCCTTGGAGAGTACGGAAGCATTGTCGCTGGTCAACTTCACTTCCTCAATCATCGAGTTTGTGGCGAGGGTTGACTACTTGGTAGAGGAAGTTGATAGGCTTTCAAAGATGGCTAAGTTCAAGCATGATGGACAGTAG
- the LOC112749701 gene encoding protein PAM71, chloroplastic isoform X2, translated as MHSLSHSHSFLRPLASFPSSSAHRTSYLTLHSSSSSFISSAIYRTHAPSTTPNKLRGTRVIPSDSYNGSHWECQSSPPHRADVAPSEIDTDDGSSKGHLKFLLLFGFLALGDSYPAFAASDSFPFFHDFGDLSTGFASAFLLIFFSELGDKTFFIAALLAARNSGVVVFIGTFGALAAMTLISVVLGRTFHYVDEILPFRFGETDLPVDDIAAVCLLLYFGVSTLVDASSSDGQKSDDEQKEAELAVSEFSGNGAGILAAAGTVVSTFLLVFVAEWGDKSFFSTIALAAASSPLGVIGGALAGHGAATLLAVLGGSLLGTFLSEKVISYIGGVLFLVFAAVTLFEIVQ; from the exons ATGCACTCGCTATCTCACTCTCACAGCTTCCTACGCCCACTTGCATCGTTTCCCTCTTCTTCCGCTCATCGCACTTCCTACCTCACTCTTCACTCATCCTCTTCATCTTTCATCAGCTCGGCTATCTATCGCACCCATGCACCTTCAACAACCCCTAACAAACTTCGGGGTACAAGGGTAATTCCATCTGACAGTTACAACGGTTCCCATTGGGAATGTCAGTCATCCCCGCCACACCGTGCTGACGTGGCTCCTTCTGAGATTGACACCGATGATGGTTCATCCAAGGGGCATCTCAAGTTTCTACTCCTGTTTGGGTTCCTCGCACTTGGGGACTCTTACCCTGCATTTGCCGCTTCAGATTCCTTTCCTTTCTTCCATGATTTTGGTGACTTAAGCACAGGTTTTGCTTCA GCATTTCTGTTAATCTTTTTCTCTGAGCTGGGAGACAAGACTTTTTTCATTGCA GCACTCTTGGCAGCTAGGAATTCAGGTGTTGTTGTTTTCATTGGCACATTTGGCGCACTTGC TGCAATGACTCTCATATCAGTTGTCCTTGGCCGAACTTTTCACTATGTTGATGAAATCTTGCCCTTCAG GTTTGGTGAGACTGATTTACCTGTTGATGACATTGCTGCTGTTTGCTTGTTG CTGTACTTTGGAGTCTCTACTCTCGTGGATGCATCATCAAGCGATGGCCAGAAATCAGATGATGAGCAGAAGGAG GCCGAGTTAGCAGTTTCAGAGTTTTCTGGAAATGGTGCTGGGATATTAGCAGCTGCTGGCACAGTTGTCAGTACTTTCCTCTTAGTTTTTGTTGCTGAATGGGGTGATAAATCATTTTTCTCCACAATTG CCCTTGCAGCAGCTTCTTCACCTCTTGGAGTCATAGGGGGAGCGCTAGCTGGTCACGGCGCTGCAACTTTG CTTGCTGTACTTGGGGGCTCTCTACTCGGGACATTTTTGTCAGAGAAG GTTATTTCCTACATTGGAGGTGTTCTCTTTCTCGTCTTTGCTGCAGTGACCCTATTTGAAATTGTGCAATAG
- the LOC112749701 gene encoding protein PAM71, chloroplastic isoform X3, translating to MHSLSHSHSFLRPLASFPSSSAHRTSYLTLHSSSSSFISSAIYRTHAPSTTPNKLRGTRVIPSDSYNGSHWECQSSPPHRADVAPSEIDTDDGSSKGHLKFLLLFGFLALGDSYPAFAASDSFPFFHDFGDLSTGFASAFLLIFFSELGDKTFFIAALLAARNSGVVVFIGTFGALAAMTLISVVLGRTFHYVDEILPFRFGETDLPVDDIAAVCLLLYFGVSTLVDASSSDGQKSDDEQKEAELAVSEFSGNGAGILAAAGTVVSTFLLVFVAEWGDKSFFSTIACCTWGLSTRDIFVREGYFLHWRCSLSRLCCSDPI from the exons ATGCACTCGCTATCTCACTCTCACAGCTTCCTACGCCCACTTGCATCGTTTCCCTCTTCTTCCGCTCATCGCACTTCCTACCTCACTCTTCACTCATCCTCTTCATCTTTCATCAGCTCGGCTATCTATCGCACCCATGCACCTTCAACAACCCCTAACAAACTTCGGGGTACAAGGGTAATTCCATCTGACAGTTACAACGGTTCCCATTGGGAATGTCAGTCATCCCCGCCACACCGTGCTGACGTGGCTCCTTCTGAGATTGACACCGATGATGGTTCATCCAAGGGGCATCTCAAGTTTCTACTCCTGTTTGGGTTCCTCGCACTTGGGGACTCTTACCCTGCATTTGCCGCTTCAGATTCCTTTCCTTTCTTCCATGATTTTGGTGACTTAAGCACAGGTTTTGCTTCA GCATTTCTGTTAATCTTTTTCTCTGAGCTGGGAGACAAGACTTTTTTCATTGCA GCACTCTTGGCAGCTAGGAATTCAGGTGTTGTTGTTTTCATTGGCACATTTGGCGCACTTGC TGCAATGACTCTCATATCAGTTGTCCTTGGCCGAACTTTTCACTATGTTGATGAAATCTTGCCCTTCAG GTTTGGTGAGACTGATTTACCTGTTGATGACATTGCTGCTGTTTGCTTGTTG CTGTACTTTGGAGTCTCTACTCTCGTGGATGCATCATCAAGCGATGGCCAGAAATCAGATGATGAGCAGAAGGAG GCCGAGTTAGCAGTTTCAGAGTTTTCTGGAAATGGTGCTGGGATATTAGCAGCTGCTGGCACAGTTGTCAGTACTTTCCTCTTAGTTTTTGTTGCTGAATGGGGTGATAAATCATTTTTCTCCACAATTG CTTGCTGTACTTGGGGGCTCTCTACTCGGGACATTTTTGTCAGAGAAG GTTATTTCCTACATTGGAGGTGTTCTCTTTCTCGTCTTTGCTGCAGTGACCCTATTTGA
- the LOC112749701 gene encoding protein PAM71, chloroplastic isoform X1, giving the protein MHSLSHSHSFLRPLASFPSSSAHRTSYLTLHSSSSSFISSAIYRTHAPSTTPNKLRGTRVIPSDSYNGSHWECQSSPPHRADVAPSEIDTDDGSSKGHLKFLLLFGFLALGDSYPAFAASDSFPFFHDFGDLSTGFASAFLLIFFSELGDKTFFIAALLAARNSGVVVFIGTFGALAAMTLISVVLGRTFHYVDEILPFRFGETDLPVDDIAAVCLLLYFGVSTLVDASSSDGQKSDDEQKEAELAVSEFSGNGAGILAAAGTVVSTFLLVFVAEWGDKSFFSTIDPPLLFSPCSSFFTSWSHRGSASWSRRCNFACCTWGLSTRDIFVREGYFLHWRCSLSRLCCSDPI; this is encoded by the exons ATGCACTCGCTATCTCACTCTCACAGCTTCCTACGCCCACTTGCATCGTTTCCCTCTTCTTCCGCTCATCGCACTTCCTACCTCACTCTTCACTCATCCTCTTCATCTTTCATCAGCTCGGCTATCTATCGCACCCATGCACCTTCAACAACCCCTAACAAACTTCGGGGTACAAGGGTAATTCCATCTGACAGTTACAACGGTTCCCATTGGGAATGTCAGTCATCCCCGCCACACCGTGCTGACGTGGCTCCTTCTGAGATTGACACCGATGATGGTTCATCCAAGGGGCATCTCAAGTTTCTACTCCTGTTTGGGTTCCTCGCACTTGGGGACTCTTACCCTGCATTTGCCGCTTCAGATTCCTTTCCTTTCTTCCATGATTTTGGTGACTTAAGCACAGGTTTTGCTTCA GCATTTCTGTTAATCTTTTTCTCTGAGCTGGGAGACAAGACTTTTTTCATTGCA GCACTCTTGGCAGCTAGGAATTCAGGTGTTGTTGTTTTCATTGGCACATTTGGCGCACTTGC TGCAATGACTCTCATATCAGTTGTCCTTGGCCGAACTTTTCACTATGTTGATGAAATCTTGCCCTTCAG GTTTGGTGAGACTGATTTACCTGTTGATGACATTGCTGCTGTTTGCTTGTTG CTGTACTTTGGAGTCTCTACTCTCGTGGATGCATCATCAAGCGATGGCCAGAAATCAGATGATGAGCAGAAGGAG GCCGAGTTAGCAGTTTCAGAGTTTTCTGGAAATGGTGCTGGGATATTAGCAGCTGCTGGCACAGTTGTCAGTACTTTCCTCTTAGTTTTTGTTGCTGAATGGGGTGATAAATCATTTTTCTCCACAATTG ATCCCCCCCTACTATTCAGCCCTTGCAGCAGCTTCTTCACCTCTTGGAGTCATAGGGGGAGCGCTAGCTGGTCACGGCGCTGCAACTTTG CTTGCTGTACTTGGGGGCTCTCTACTCGGGACATTTTTGTCAGAGAAG GTTATTTCCTACATTGGAGGTGTTCTCTTTCTCGTCTTTGCTGCAGTGACCCTATTTGA